One window of the Salvia splendens isolate huo1 chromosome 1, SspV2, whole genome shotgun sequence genome contains the following:
- the LOC121799345 gene encoding dof zinc finger protein DOF5.1-like, which produces MVFSSIPAYLDPSHWNQQHNHQIIGSSSANPLVPPPPPPPQPHGGGGSIRPGSMAERARMANIPMPETSLKCPRCESTNTKFCYFNNYSLSQPRHFCKTCRRYWTRGGALRNVPVGGGCRRNKRSKSSSSKSPASSERQTNNPSTTSTASTNSATSNMLGLTPPLPPLRLMSPLGQFTDNFTADMGLNNYSGIAASTAGTSEMNFHGGGGVASLLSGEGGGGIEPWRMQQVQQFPFLGGLDASSQGFYQFHGGEPGFLGGGEERPKLSSPMLSQRQPPVKMEDSSEHNLNRQILGGNEQWNAPPPANWTDLSNFSSSSTRNPL; this is translated from the exons ATGGTTTTTTCTTCAATTCCTGCTTATCTTGATCCATCCCACTGGAATCAG CAACACAATCATCAAATAATTGGAAGCAGCAGCGCCAACCCTCTGGTCccacctccgcctcctccgcctcAGCCGCATGGAGGAGGCGGCTCGATCCGGCCGGGCTCGATGGCGGAGCGAGCTCGAATGGCCAACATACCGATGCCGGAAACATCCCTAAAATGCCCTCGCTGCGAATCCACAAACACAAAGTTCTGCTACTTCAACAACTACAGCCTCTCTCAGCCGCGCCACTTCTGCAAGACCTGCCGCCGATACTGGACCCGCGGCGGCGCTCTTCGCAACGTCCCAGTCGGCGGCGGCTGTCGGAGAAACAAACGCAGCAAGTCCTCCAGCTCCAAATCCCCAGCCAGCAGTGAGAGGCAGACCAACAACCCCAGCACCACAAGCACAGCCTCAACCAACAGCGCCACCTCTAATATGTTAGGCCTAACGCCGCCGCTTCCGCCGCTCCGCTTAATGTCCCCTCTGGGCCAGTTCACCGATAACTTCACCGCCGATATGGGGCTAAATAATTACAGCGGAATAGCAGCTTCCACAGCCGGAACAAGTGAGATGAATTTCCACGGCGGCGGTGGAGTAGCCTCTCTTTTATCAGGTGAAGGCGGCGGTGGCATTGAGCCGTGGCGGATGCAGCAGGTTCAGCAATTTCCCTTTTTGGGGGGTCTGGATGCATCATCCCAAGGTTTCTACCAGTTCCACGGCGGCGAACCGGGGTTTCTAGGAGGCGGCGAGGAGAGGCCGAAACTGTCTAGCCCAATGCTAAGTCAGCGGCAACCGCCGGTGAAAATGGAGGATAGCTCAGAGCATAACCTAAATAGGCAAATATTGGGCGGAAATGAGCAGTGGAATGCGCCGCCGCCGGCTAATTGGACGGACCTTTCCAACTTCAGCTCTTCTTCTACAAGAAATCCCTTGTAG